From a single Lolium rigidum isolate FL_2022 chromosome 7, APGP_CSIRO_Lrig_0.1, whole genome shotgun sequence genomic region:
- the LOC124678416 gene encoding uncharacterized protein LOC124678416: MSMRDRRSAANMSPSLRLLGFLTQPDRAADVQELELDERDVVWSSSSPTSYSPSSSISTASSPSPTPSPYSNGQRWPLSSSSSSRGFPSGGAGLSALIADEDGRSPTAAIPAAARREKQRHPQPFHQSAPVAVPAWSKATADRRRREAEQEAAEEDYDEDDDEPVVPPHEMAARRAAAAASVMEGAGRTLKGRDLRRMRNAVWRTTGFLDL; the protein is encoded by the coding sequence ATGTCTATGCGCGACCGCCGCTCTGCCGCCAACATGTCCCCGTCGCTccgcctcctcggcttcctcaccCAGCCCGATCGTGCCGCCGACGTGCAGGAgctggaactcgacgagcgcgacgTGGtctggtcgtcgtcgtcgcccacCTCCTACTCCccgtcctcctccatctccaccgcctcctcgccgtcgcccACGCCGTCCCCGTACAGCAACGGCCAGCGCTGGCccctctcgtcctcctcctcctcccgcgggtTCCCTTCCGGCGGCGCCGGCCTGTCCGCGCTCATCGCCGACGAGGACGGCCGCTCCCCCACCGCGGCCATCCCGGCCGCGGCCCGGCGGGAGAAGCAGCGCCACCCGCAGCCGTTCCACCAGTCGGCGCCGGTCGCCGTGCCCGCCTGGTCCAAGGCGACGGCGGACAGGCGACGCCGGGAGGCGgagcaagaggccgcggaagaagactacgacgaagacgacgacgagccCGTGGTGCCTCCGCACGAGATGGCCGCGCGCCGCGCCGCGGCGGCCGCGTCGGTCATGGAGGGCGCCGGGCGGACGCTCAAGGGCCGCGACCTCCGCCGCATGCGCAACGCCGTGTGGCGCACCACCGGCTTCCTCGACCTGTGA